The following are encoded together in the Clostridium sp. BJN0013 genome:
- a CDS encoding rod shape-determining protein, producing MGFFGMSKDMGIDLGTANTLIYVKGKGIVLREPSVVAINKDVKKVMAIGNEAKDMIGRTPGNIVAIRPLKDGVIADFDITHTMLRKFIEKVSPKSAFTSPRIFVCFPSGVTEVEKRAIEEATKQAGARDVLLMEEPMAAAIGAGLPVHEPTGSMIVDIGGGTTEVAVVSLGGIVTSKSLRIAGDEWDQAIISYIKKEYNLMIGERTAENVKIQLGSAYDTGEEDSMEIRGRDLISGLPKVINITESEVRDALKEPILSITDAIKTTLEKTPPELASDLMDKGIMLAGGGAMLKGLDQLINIETHMPVHIAESPLDCVALGAGKALDTIDKIVASRK from the coding sequence ATGGGTTTTTTTGGAATGTCTAAAGATATGGGAATTGATTTAGGAACAGCTAATACATTGATATATGTTAAAGGAAAAGGAATAGTACTCAGAGAACCTTCTGTGGTGGCTATAAATAAAGATGTTAAAAAGGTAATGGCTATAGGTAATGAGGCAAAGGATATGATAGGTAGAACTCCAGGCAATATAGTAGCCATAAGACCATTAAAGGATGGAGTTATTGCTGATTTTGATATAACTCATACTATGCTTAGAAAATTTATAGAGAAGGTAAGTCCTAAGTCAGCATTTACAAGCCCTAGAATATTTGTATGCTTTCCTTCAGGAGTTACTGAGGTAGAGAAAAGGGCAATAGAAGAGGCGACAAAACAGGCAGGAGCTAGGGATGTGCTTCTTATGGAAGAACCTATGGCAGCTGCAATTGGAGCGGGGCTTCCAGTACATGAACCTACGGGAAGTATGATTGTAGACATAGGTGGAGGAACTACAGAAGTTGCTGTGGTATCCCTTGGAGGAATTGTCACAAGTAAGTCACTTAGAATTGCTGGAGATGAATGGGATCAAGCTATAATAAGTTACATAAAAAAAGAGTATAATTTGATGATAGGTGAGAGAACAGCAGAAAATGTAAAAATTCAATTAGGTTCCGCATATGACACGGGAGAAGAAGATTCTATGGAAATAAGAGGAAGAGATTTAATATCAGGGTTACCTAAAGTTATAAATATAACTGAAAGTGAAGTTAGAGATGCTTTAAAGGAACCTATACTGTCCATAACTGATGCCATAAAGACAACTCTTGAAAAAACACCGCCAGAGCTTGCATCAGACCTAATGGATAAAGGAATTATGCTGGCAGGTGGAGGAGCAATGCTTAAGGGATTAGATCAATTAATAAATATAGAGACA
- the radC gene encoding DNA repair protein RadC, with protein MKNTLKIMDLPKNERPRERLFRYGSEALSNPELLAVILGTGIKGENIVSLSNRIIKNNGGLNGVFNSDLEDFMSISGVGKAKAAKIVAMVELSKRFKSYRDGDNYRICSPKDAAVLVMEEMRGMKQEHLKVILLNTKNMVIGIKNVFIGSLNSSIVHPREIFFYAIKKNSASIILCHNHPSGDPSPSNEDVNVTFRLKKCGELLGIQLVDHLIIGNGIFISLKEKGIL; from the coding sequence ATGAAGAATACTTTGAAGATTATGGATTTGCCCAAAAATGAAAGACCAAGAGAAAGGTTATTTAGATATGGTTCGGAAGCTTTATCCAATCCGGAACTTCTAGCAGTAATACTTGGAACTGGTATTAAAGGTGAGAATATAGTATCTTTAAGTAACAGGATAATAAAAAATAATGGGGGATTAAATGGGGTCTTTAATTCGGATTTAGAAGATTTTATGAGTATTTCAGGAGTTGGAAAGGCTAAGGCAGCTAAAATAGTGGCTATGGTGGAACTGTCAAAGCGGTTTAAGTCCTACAGAGATGGGGATAACTATAGGATATGCAGTCCTAAAGATGCCGCAGTACTTGTTATGGAAGAAATGAGGGGGATGAAGCAAGAACACCTTAAGGTTATCCTGTTAAATACAAAAAATATGGTTATAGGAATTAAAAATGTGTTTATTGGAAGTTTAAATTCATCTATAGTGCATCCAAGAGAAATATTTTTTTATGCTATAAAAAAGAACAGTGCTTCTATAATTTTATGCCATAATCATCCTTCTGGAGATCCGTCTCCTAGTAATGAAGATGTAAACGTAACTTTTAGATTAAAAAAGTGTGGTGAGCTTTTAGGAATACAATTAGTTGATCATTTAATAATAGGAAATGGAATATTTATTAGTTTAAAAGAAAAAGGAATTTTGTGA
- a CDS encoding Maf-like protein, whose protein sequence is MKVVLASASSRRRELLNRLIENFQVVASDFDENSVLFQGKCESYVMELAEGKAKDVCGKLPDESLIIIGCDTTVFLKGKVMGKPRDIQEAFCMLKALSGNEHEVYSGIAIIDKFSHKTVKDFVCTTVKFSEIDDKCIKNYLKKEEYKDKAGAYGIQGYGGVFVEEIHGCYYNVVGLPLNKLYNMLSGMGVNL, encoded by the coding sequence ATGAAAGTTGTATTGGCTTCGGCCTCTAGTAGAAGGAGAGAACTTTTAAATAGATTAATAGAAAATTTTCAAGTAGTAGCAAGTGATTTTGATGAAAACTCTGTATTGTTTCAAGGAAAGTGTGAATCCTATGTTATGGAACTGGCTGAAGGTAAGGCAAAAGATGTATGTGGAAAACTGCCAGATGAAAGTTTAATAATTATAGGGTGTGACACCACAGTGTTTTTAAAAGGAAAAGTGATGGGAAAGCCAAGAGATATACAAGAGGCATTTTGTATGTTGAAAGCATTAAGTGGAAATGAACATGAGGTGTATTCGGGTATAGCAATCATAGATAAGTTTTCACATAAAACAGTTAAAGATTTTGTATGTACTACTGTAAAATTTTCTGAAATAGATGATAAATGTATAAAAAATTATTTAAAAAAAGAGGAATATAAAGATAAAGCAGGAGCCTATGGCATTCAAGGCTATGGAGGGGTTTTTGTAGAAGAAATTCATGGATGTTATTATAATGTAGTGGGATTACCTTTAAATAAGTTGTATAATATGTTAAGTGGGATGGGGGTAAATTTGTAG
- a CDS encoding DUF4321 domain-containing protein gives MKGVGKSRSFIWFFIFLGAICGSLVGDAIGNNFTFLSFLKNFYSIGMTEPIVLNLKVMVLTLGINFSINIVTIIGIIMAIILYRKY, from the coding sequence GTGAAAGGGGTCGGAAAAAGCAGAAGTTTTATATGGTTTTTTATATTTTTAGGGGCCATATGTGGCAGTCTTGTAGGAGATGCTATTGGAAATAATTTTACTTTTTTAAGTTTCTTAAAAAATTTTTATTCAATAGGGATGACTGAGCCAATCGTGTTAAATCTTAAAGTTATGGTACTAACTTTAGGTATAAATTTCAGTATAAATATTGTAACTATAATAGGCATAATTATGGCCATAATATTATATAGAAAATATTAG
- a CDS encoding GNAT family N-acetyltransferase, which produces MLDVEINLKDIRISSVEEKDLIGIQKWMETNNAFLKEESALEELKNRFLESYISECEFFFKIEKSEKLVGILKGRVEFKKQNELWIWFFYLDNICNSEDLRSVVIKYLMNYFNKIYGVNIFFARVIKDEADNVNFWKDIGFSLARMVKNFYNVNGKYIDMMLMKKIGVSQ; this is translated from the coding sequence ATGTTAGATGTTGAGATAAATCTTAAAGACATAAGGATCTCAAGTGTGGAAGAAAAAGATTTGATTGGAATACAAAAATGGATGGAAACCAATAATGCTTTTCTAAAGGAAGAATCTGCTCTGGAAGAGTTAAAAAATAGATTTTTAGAAAGTTATATAAGTGAATGTGAATTCTTTTTCAAAATAGAAAAGAGTGAAAAGCTAGTAGGTATTTTAAAAGGTAGAGTTGAATTTAAAAAACAAAATGAACTTTGGATATGGTTTTTTTATTTAGATAACATATGTAATAGTGAGGACTTACGTAGTGTTGTAATAAAATATTTAATGAATTATTTTAATAAGATATATGGAGTAAATATTTTCTTTGCCAGAGTAATTAAAGATGAAGCAGACAATGTGAATTTTTGGAAGGATATAGGATTTAGCCTTGCAAGAATGGTAAAAAATTTTTATAATGTCAATGGAAAATATATAGATATGATGCTTATGAAAAAGATTGGTGTATCACAGTAA
- the thrB gene encoding homoserine kinase — protein MAKVKVRIPATTANMGPGFDTLGMALKLYNEIEVEEITGETEIYNNGLKSEEDFGNNLIYKSIIETMNKEKYPYKGFKINVVKCDVPISRGLGSSSACIVGGIKIANEIMRNKLNLKDIIALATKIEGHPDNVVPAIVGGMVVSLRVGEDIKYSKIDLPKQLKFVAMIPPFQVNTALSRKVLPKSYLKEECIFNISRCAMLVSALYNGEFDKLRTCFQDKIHQPYRKNLIRNSDDIFKRAKEFGSIGEFISGSGSTLMAVLDKNEDEFVISMKKYLSGLKDKWNVILLEPDLEGVRTVNLISDKS, from the coding sequence ATGGCTAAAGTGAAAGTTAGAATACCGGCTACTACTGCAAATATGGGACCGGGATTTGATACTTTGGGTATGGCTTTAAAGTTATATAATGAAATTGAAGTAGAAGAAATAACTGGAGAAACAGAAATATATAATAATGGGCTAAAATCTGAGGAGGATTTTGGAAATAATCTTATATATAAAAGTATAATAGAAACCATGAATAAAGAAAAATATCCTTATAAAGGATTTAAAATAAATGTAGTCAAGTGTGATGTGCCTATTTCTAGAGGACTTGGAAGTAGTTCTGCTTGTATAGTTGGAGGCATAAAAATAGCAAATGAGATTATGAGAAATAAATTGAACCTAAAAGATATAATTGCCTTAGCTACTAAAATAGAAGGTCACCCAGATAATGTAGTGCCTGCAATAGTAGGTGGTATGGTAGTATCTTTAAGAGTGGGAGAGGATATAAAATATTCTAAGATAGATTTACCTAAGCAGTTAAAATTTGTGGCTATGATACCTCCTTTTCAGGTGAATACAGCTCTTTCTAGAAAAGTTTTACCTAAGTCCTATTTGAAAGAAGAATGTATATTTAATATATCGAGATGTGCTATGCTTGTAAGTGCTCTTTATAATGGGGAATTTGATAAACTTAGAACATGTTTTCAAGATAAAATTCATCAGCCTTATAGAAAAAATTTAATAAGAAATTCTGATGATATTTTTAAAAGAGCAAAGGAATTTGGTTCTATAGGTGAGTTTATAAGTGGCTCAGGCTCTACACTTATGGCCGTATTGGATAAAAATGAAGATGAATTTGTCATATCTATGAAAAAGTATTTAAGTGGACTTAAAGATAAATGGAATGTAATTTTACTTGAGCCGGATTTGGAAGGAGTTAGAACTGTTAATCTAATATCAGATAAATCTTAG